CCGCTTCGGTGTGCCGGACGGCGCGGACCGTCTGTCACCGGCAAGTGATCAGTTCAGGTGGTGCCGGACCTGGGTACCCGGCCGGCGGGCCGTGATCGCAGGTCCGGGCCGGTGGGCGGGACGTAGCCGGATGACGGCGTCGATGCCGGTGGCCGGTGCCTGGTCGAGGTGGATCCGGCCGCCGCTGGCGGTGACCAGGCGTTCGACGATGGCCAGGCCGAGCCCGGAGCCGTCGTCGCGGGCCTGCGGGGAGCGCCAGAACCGGTCGAAGGCACGCCGGCGGTCCTGGGCGTTCATGCCGGGCCCTTGGTCCATGCGGTAAGGCCTGGGACAAGGTTCGACCAAGACACACGCCGTGCTCCCGCGGATTCGAGCCGAGCTTCCGGAAAGGCACCCTGGGACGCCGCTCGAAGGGCGCGAACTTCGATTCGTGGCGGACCGACGGCGACGCGTCGGAGACCGCTTTCCGAGCGAGGGCGATCGAGGTCCCCGCCGACCTCGGCGGTGCCTGAGCAGCCCGGTCAGCGTCTCGGCACGGCCGCGGAGGTTCCGCGCTCGCGTCGCAGAAGTGGCCGGCTCCTCCTGGATGGGCCTGGGGCCGGGCTCGGAGGCTCGACTGCGGGTGCCGGGTCAGTGTCGGGTCGGGTCGATGCGCGAGCGGTTGGGAATGTCGTACCCGTCGATTAGAATGTATGTACGAAAGAGGGGCCCTGAGCTGCTGATCTTCGGCGGGTTTAGTACACCTGTTCGAGGCCACGCGGCGAGTGAGGAGACCACGTGACCACGTCCACCATGTCCACGATCTCGACCACCCCCGTGCCCGTCATCCCGCCCTACGCCACCATGCTCGGCTTCACGCGGTATGTCTCTCGCACCGGCCCCGCGAAAGCGACGTTCGTCGGCGGTCTGCGCAAGCAGCGGGAGCGGCGCAGCGGGTTCAACCCGCACGGCCAGCTGGTCAAAGCGCTGAAGGCGGACATCGCGTTCCGCACCGGCGGCAGCTACCTCGGTGGCGTCGTCGACCTGGTGAAAGACCGGTGGAAGCCGCTCTACGAGTCGCTGCGGGCCGGCGCCCGCACCTATCTGGCGTCGCTCGGCGACCCCGAGCGGATCACCCTGGTGCAGACCCGGGACGCGCTGGCCAGCGTCGGCCCGCTCGCCGTGAAGATCAACCCGCACTTCGGGCTGCGGTTCGGCGACGGGCACCGGGAGGCGGTTCGGCTGCACTTCGACGAGGAGCCGCCCAGCCCGGAGCTGGTCACCGCCATGCTCCACCTGATGGCCCGGCACATGGAGCAGATCCTGCCGGACGCCGACCCGGTGCTGGTCGACCTGCGGCGCGGGGTGACGCACCGGTTGAACCCGGCGATGAGGCCGGCCGATGTGGAGAGTTGGCTGGCCGGGGAGGCGGCGGCGTTCACGGCCATGTGGTCGGCCACGGCCAGTCAGGCGGCGTGACGGGTTCGCTGCTCGCGGTGTGACGGGTTCGCCGCTCGCGGCGCGATTCTCCGACTGACCGGGCTGGCCGCTCCCCCGGCCGGCCCGGTCAGCGGTCGACGCGGCTGTGGTTGCCGGCATGGTCAGCGGTCGACACGGCCGGTGGCTGCCGGCCCGATCGGCGGACGGCCCGGCTGGCTGGCGGACGGGCCAGCTGGCGGACGCGCCGGCTGGCGGACGGGCCAGCTGGCGGACGGGCCAGCTGGCGGACGGGCCAGCTGGCGGACGGGCCGGCCTCACTCCCGGGCCTGTCCCGATGGCGCCGATGGCGCGGGCGATGCCGGCGGCGCCACTGGCGTGGACGGCACCGGCGACGCGGGAGCGCGGACGGCACCGGCGACGCGGGAGCGTGGACGGCACCGATCGCGCGAAAGTGCGGACGGCACCGATCGCGCGAAAGTGCGGACGGCACCGATCGCGCGAAAGTACGGACGGCACCGATTTCGTTGGCGGTGCTTGACGGTGCCAATCGCGTCGGCGCCGGTGATCAGGGGGACTCGGGAGCCTCCATGCGAGGGTCGAGCACCTTGCTGGGCCGATAACCGAGTGCCGCGCTCGCGTCCCGGGCGGCCGCCACCACCAGCGGAGCGAGCCGGTCGACGTCGGCCGGGCCGATGCGCTGGGTCGGCGCGCCGATGCCGATGACGGTCGCCAACTCGCCGGCATGGTCGAAGACGGGTGCGCTGATCGATCCGGCGCCCTCGTGCCGCTCGTCGAACGCGGCGGCGTATCCCTGGCTCCTGGCCTGCTCGACCTGCTTGTCCAGCACGTCGATGTCGACCGGGGTGTGCTCGGTGAACCGGGGCAGCCCGTGCCGGATGAGGTCGGTGCGGGCGGCCGGATCGTAGGCCAGGAAGATCTTGCCGGGTGCGCCCGCGTGGAGGGGCATCACCATGCCGACTTTGAACAGCCGCATCACGATGTGACGAGTCTCGGCAACGGCGATGACGGTTCGAGACGCGCCGTCACGCACGTACAGACAGGCGGTCTCGCCGGTCTCGTCGCAGAGTCGCTGCAGGATCGGCTTGGTCAGCTGCACGATGTCGAGACCGAACGTGCCGGGCGCCGCCCACTGCACCAGTGCCAGCCCGATGCGGTAGCGGTCGCCGCTGCGGTCGAGGAAGCCCTCCCGCACGAGGTTGTGCACCAACCGCTGGCAGGTGCTGGCGTGCAGCCCGCTGCGCTGGGTGATCTCCCGTAACGACGGCTCGGGCTCGGTCACCGAGAAACAGTCCAGGATCTTCGTGATCTTTTCGAGCACCAGCAACGGTGGCGTGCCCGTGCCGCGGTCGGTCGCCACTCGCAGCCCCTTCAGGTCGGAAATCCTCGGTAGTGACTATACCAACAACTCACATCGTGGGTTCATGCCTTACATTGTGAGTCGTTCGACGCTGCCGACGCAGGGAGAGATTCGTGAACTCGCAAACGCTGGCTCGGGGGGACATCGCGACAGCGGCCGCCCTCCCCGCCCGGATCGGCCTGATCGTGCCGAGTTCGAACACCACCATCGAGACCGAGCTGCCCGAGCTGTTCCGGCGGCAGAGCGACGCGACCGGGCGGGCGTACACGTTCCACTCCGCCCGGGCCGGCATGCGCACGGTCAACCAGCGCGAGCTGGACGCGATGGTGGGCAGGTCCGCGGAGTGCGCGGAAGCCCTCGCCGACGCCGACGTGGACGTCATCGCCTACGCCTGCCTGGTGGCGATCATGGCCCAGGGGCCCGGGGAGCACCGGGCCGCCGAGCGGGTGATCGCCGGCGCCGCCGCGCGCGGCGGCCACCCCGCGGCAGTGACGAGCAGCGCCGGCGCGCTGGTCCGCGCCCTG
This window of the Actinoplanes oblitus genome carries:
- a CDS encoding sensor histidine kinase, whose protein sequence is MNAQDRRRAFDRFWRSPQARDDGSGLGLAIVERLVTASGGRIHLDQAPATGIDAVIRLRPAHRPGPAITARRPGTQVRHHLN
- a CDS encoding IclR family transcriptional regulator encodes the protein MATDRGTGTPPLLVLEKITKILDCFSVTEPEPSLREITQRSGLHASTCQRLVHNLVREGFLDRSGDRYRIGLALVQWAAPGTFGLDIVQLTKPILQRLCDETGETACLYVRDGASRTVIAVAETRHIVMRLFKVGMVMPLHAGAPGKIFLAYDPAARTDLIRHGLPRFTEHTPVDIDVLDKQVEQARSQGYAAAFDERHEGAGSISAPVFDHAGELATVIGIGAPTQRIGPADVDRLAPLVVAAARDASAALGYRPSKVLDPRMEAPESP
- a CDS encoding maleate cis-trans isomerase family protein, yielding MNSQTLARGDIATAAALPARIGLIVPSSNTTIETELPELFRRQSDATGRAYTFHSARAGMRTVNQRELDAMVGRSAECAEALADADVDVIAYACLVAIMAQGPGEHRAAERVIAGAAARGGHPAAVTSSAGALVRALHAIGASRVAMVTPYLRPLTQVVREYLEAEGIEVLDAVSLEVDDNLAVGRLDPARLLGIASGLRRDGADAIVLSACVQMPSLPAVQQVEDALGLPVVTAATATTYEILKALGHQPAIAGAGRLLAGSSRP